A genome region from Labilibaculum antarcticum includes the following:
- a CDS encoding acyloxyacyl hydrolase encodes MLKRMIFLLVFLSIYSYCVNAQVQPQESKYFFFIEPELMLGKTVSNYNDFPKTDAVQSVFLSVGIKDTRNLHSSQYYNHPTTGLSFSYSNFGNDSILGKAYGIMPFIQFHPWGHLQKAWSLKFGMGGSYFTKSYEDSEQNLAIGSKLTWSFQAFLYRELFALNRLNFRIGAGYLHSSNGHTKLPNMGLNSAHVSLSCQWNSRILISKKKDVYLGTDADPDRKYFINVRTGLGIHEYGGKSKPVGGEKGNVYSTALSGGILFKQHLKVRAGFTYRFYEHYYDQIEESANEDYIDSPSWNASNIYFHLGSEFLIGHFGLDIEGGLNLFKPFYSEYYKTYGGGASEVKYKLKKYFSSRMGLNFYFINTNKLPKNNFFIGANINANFGQADFSEVNFGYTYTFL; translated from the coding sequence ATGTTGAAACGAATGATCTTCTTGTTGGTGTTCTTAAGCATTTACTCTTATTGTGTAAATGCGCAAGTTCAGCCTCAAGAATCGAAATACTTCTTTTTTATTGAGCCAGAGCTAATGCTTGGTAAAACAGTTTCAAACTACAATGATTTCCCAAAAACGGATGCTGTTCAATCAGTCTTCCTGAGTGTTGGAATAAAGGATACCCGTAATCTGCATTCCAGCCAATACTATAACCATCCGACCACGGGGCTGAGTTTTTCCTATTCCAATTTTGGCAATGATTCAATTCTGGGTAAAGCTTATGGCATTATGCCTTTTATCCAATTTCATCCTTGGGGACATCTGCAAAAAGCATGGTCGCTAAAATTTGGAATGGGGGGAAGTTATTTTACGAAATCGTATGAGGATAGTGAACAAAATTTAGCGATTGGGTCTAAATTAACCTGGTCTTTTCAGGCTTTTCTGTATCGTGAATTATTTGCGCTGAATCGACTGAACTTTCGGATTGGGGCAGGTTATCTGCACTCTTCAAATGGTCACACCAAATTACCGAATATGGGCTTAAATTCCGCTCATGTTAGTCTTTCTTGTCAGTGGAATTCCCGAATATTGATTTCAAAGAAGAAAGATGTTTATTTGGGCACAGATGCCGATCCAGATCGAAAATATTTTATAAATGTGCGAACCGGATTGGGGATTCATGAATATGGAGGGAAAAGCAAGCCTGTTGGTGGCGAAAAAGGCAATGTTTACTCGACAGCTTTAAGCGGAGGAATTCTTTTTAAGCAACATCTTAAGGTTCGTGCGGGTTTTACTTATCGCTTTTACGAACATTATTACGATCAAATAGAGGAGAGCGCAAATGAAGATTATATTGATTCTCCTTCGTGGAATGCTTCAAACATCTATTTTCACTTGGGAAGTGAATTCTTGATTGGGCATTTTGGATTGGATATTGAAGGTGGATTGAATCTTTTTAAACCATTCTATAGTGAATACTACAAAACCTATGGAGGAGGTGCGAGTGAAGTGAAATACAAGTTGAAAAAGTATTTCTCGAGCAGAATGGGACTTAATTTTTATTTCATAAATACAAATAAGTTGCCGAAGAATAATTTCTTTATCGGAGCAAATATCAATGCCAATTTTGGTCAGGCCGATTTCTCGGAAGTGAATTTCGGTTACACTTATACTTTTTTGTAA
- a CDS encoding TonB-dependent receptor domain-containing protein translates to MKNILIVCFLLIGMQAHSQQTIKLQDADTGESISYAHFIYQNQKGTSTLEGDISIKFIAAEKLQISHVNYGKLEIPSDRLQEALQNGVLTLTQSYISLLPTTVIARANSTAKSDIMKVRISDKLSHDAGDFLSQSALIGGIRKSGSYGFDPVLRGFKYDQLNLVMDNGMSATAACPNRMDPPASQIPMSMVDRVEIVKGPHSLRFGNAFGGSIHFKSAPVSFSDSTKAFGRASGSYESNGNVFRTEALAGAKGEFYNFGVYGAYSEGDDYEDGNGNKTPSGFNRRNIGMSSVFKLSDSQSIKLSANNNFAKDVDFPALNMDLREDDTWLFSLAHKINFRNSSISSLSTSIYGSFVDHIMDNLTKDLNPRTVNAITLAKTKNYGGRSEASFQFNTSSLFAGIDYKAEEAEGIRSREMLIGPMAGKTLFDNLWQDSKISKMALFGEYHFAIQEVYFVASTRLEHNSAKSREITTEFVNANPKNPSDKLNISASFGATHDFSKQIRMGLWLGRAERSGSITERFINYLAVDVDPYERIGNARLKSEKNYQLDYSFTWKTDQSELGITLFASMLRDYISSQIRADLTPRLASAPGVKQYYNIDKAVMRGFELSWYQKITSSIYHKANIAYTYAKNIDFNQPLPEIPPLDIRYALGASFCKNKFHPEIMIRHAIEQNRISSNYGESKTPAFTLADIKASYDFSDKISLVGGVRNLFDEAYYEHLNRSIKGSNQAIYAPGRSFYLTLAISLM, encoded by the coding sequence ATGAAAAATATTCTAATCGTTTGTTTCCTATTAATTGGGATGCAAGCGCATTCACAACAAACTATTAAATTGCAGGATGCTGACACTGGAGAGTCAATCTCGTATGCCCATTTCATTTATCAGAATCAGAAAGGAACAAGTACCCTTGAAGGAGACATTTCGATCAAATTTATCGCTGCAGAAAAGCTTCAAATTTCTCATGTTAACTATGGCAAACTTGAAATACCAAGCGATAGACTACAGGAAGCATTACAAAATGGAGTATTAACTCTCACCCAATCATATATTTCATTACTCCCAACTACAGTAATTGCAAGAGCAAACAGCACTGCTAAAAGCGATATCATGAAAGTCCGTATCAGCGATAAGTTATCGCACGACGCTGGCGATTTTCTAAGCCAGAGTGCTTTAATTGGCGGCATTCGAAAAAGTGGAAGCTATGGTTTCGATCCTGTGCTTCGCGGATTTAAATACGATCAGTTAAACCTGGTAATGGACAATGGAATGAGCGCAACTGCGGCTTGCCCAAACCGAATGGATCCTCCGGCAAGTCAAATTCCAATGAGCATGGTCGATCGGGTAGAAATTGTAAAAGGTCCGCATTCACTACGATTTGGGAATGCTTTTGGTGGAAGTATCCATTTTAAATCGGCACCTGTAAGTTTTAGTGATTCCACAAAAGCATTTGGCAGGGCAAGCGGCAGTTACGAAAGTAATGGCAATGTATTTCGCACAGAAGCCTTGGCCGGAGCCAAAGGGGAATTTTACAATTTTGGTGTTTACGGAGCCTACAGCGAAGGGGATGATTACGAAGATGGCAATGGCAATAAAACTCCTTCCGGTTTTAACCGACGCAACATCGGAATGAGCAGTGTATTTAAACTATCCGATTCTCAGAGCATCAAACTATCGGCAAACAACAACTTCGCCAAAGATGTTGATTTTCCTGCCCTGAATATGGATTTGCGAGAAGATGATACCTGGTTGTTTAGTCTTGCTCATAAAATCAACTTCAGGAACTCAAGCATTAGCTCCCTATCCACTTCCATTTACGGCTCTTTTGTTGATCACATCATGGATAACCTGACAAAAGATTTGAATCCGAGAACGGTGAATGCGATCACTTTGGCGAAAACCAAAAACTATGGCGGTCGATCGGAGGCAAGCTTTCAATTCAATACCAGTTCTCTATTTGCTGGCATCGACTACAAAGCGGAAGAAGCAGAAGGAATCCGTTCCCGCGAAATGCTAATAGGGCCAATGGCAGGAAAAACTCTTTTTGATAACCTTTGGCAGGATAGTAAAATTTCCAAGATGGCTTTGTTTGGAGAATATCATTTTGCAATACAAGAAGTCTATTTTGTTGCCTCTACCCGCTTGGAACACAACAGTGCCAAGAGTAGAGAAATAACCACCGAATTTGTAAATGCCAATCCAAAAAATCCATCCGACAAACTAAATATTTCAGCAAGTTTTGGAGCCACCCACGATTTTTCGAAGCAAATAAGAATGGGATTGTGGTTGGGCAGAGCAGAACGCAGCGGAAGCATAACCGAACGTTTCATCAACTATTTAGCGGTAGATGTTGATCCGTACGAGAGGATTGGAAATGCAAGATTGAAATCGGAGAAAAACTACCAGCTGGACTATAGCTTCACCTGGAAAACCGATCAATCCGAATTGGGCATCACTCTTTTTGCATCCATGTTACGAGATTACATTAGCTCACAAATCAGAGCCGATTTAACACCTAGATTAGCCTCTGCACCTGGTGTGAAACAATATTACAACATCGATAAAGCAGTTATGCGAGGTTTCGAATTATCCTGGTATCAGAAAATTACATCTTCCATTTATCACAAGGCAAATATTGCCTACACCTATGCCAAAAACATAGATTTCAATCAGCCCTTGCCTGAAATACCACCGCTCGATATTCGATATGCACTGGGAGCTTCCTTTTGCAAAAATAAGTTTCATCCGGAAATAATGATTCGACATGCAATAGAGCAAAATAGAATATCAAGTAATTACGGCGAAAGCAAAACACCCGCTTTTACCCTTGCCGATATTAAAGCATCTTACGATTTCTCGGATAAAATCAGCTTAGTTGGTGGTGTAAGAAATCTTTTTGATGAAGCCTATTACGAGCATCTAAACAGATCGATAAAAGGCAGTAATCAAGCAATTTATGCTCCAGGACGTAGTTTTTATCTGACTCTGGCAATCAGCCTAATGTAG
- a CDS encoding ATP-binding protein, translating to MNLKFLYCIGFTMNNKDLKHMKSDKEKNLPINSLGILETLNKHLEDYLNLLAQNLTTERLSQLILKEFIDVSNLFITICDQEYNKVQTGKNLDFTTIHSLHYLLAELFKDTMLIHRDVLLQVHISQNKKQESLVDEKAVLNHLKESKAILEKAINSLVQKISAERNPLQHTDKKRKKLISKAKHQQNPWEVYKNQFLTIQNQAKEIEKSTQTLSDVILIFKDIKNHTQTICSTLINELESSKQTIAMVMDSVKNLDEPVKTSDTISIIEDILDDLDLKNPQQESYAFDIESKIAALKENNIPVASEDGLLLIKKINFNKSAKKWLNYMLFPDLIELWQNRVNLIAFYKHSLLNLKSSLTLLKNNNTLETLPSQVQSLQNLLQSVNTNEKLQRKIISQVQENLNSEFLVTNIYDAEDFLKVSLQSSITQLTSSKNNFFLDVEKRIKNLQSFFSTRYEISTVKSPFKKLENASKCIEYRTFKASNVHYDTLFLNKNFIGDLFLVPRESEKQKLQETLNLWKKGHSKAILVVGNNLSGKSTFIESVAKDYFDKQSIVLEVDSTISVEGRKFKTTKNLAEALQHIKKHTYNFKPLLVIDNLELWRDKNHSFLNNVRAAIEFIESESDQVFVIMTTSNAMQSHLDKRLPFSHSFSSIIDVNKAKVDEIYKAILLRHGASHRSLVNEKGLPLLNKQLELYVQKLCRDYDYNMGEVLQAWTYAITTADDNNVVYQEKEYEFEDFFNNEEIIILKYVLLYKHINEIVLKNFLGKQYDSSFKSGLKRLTNTKVFLRNPEGNLVLNPVLYHNIREILKYRGVLN from the coding sequence ATGAATTTGAAATTCTTATATTGCATTGGGTTTACTATGAATAATAAAGATTTGAAACACATGAAGTCTGATAAAGAAAAAAATCTGCCAATCAATTCCTTAGGTATTTTAGAGACTTTAAATAAACATTTAGAGGACTATCTAAACCTATTGGCACAAAACCTGACAACAGAAAGGCTTTCTCAGCTTATTCTAAAAGAATTTATAGACGTAAGCAATTTATTTATCACAATTTGCGATCAGGAATACAACAAAGTACAAACCGGCAAAAATTTAGACTTCACTACAATACACAGCTTACACTATCTGTTAGCTGAGTTATTTAAGGATACGATGTTGATACATCGCGATGTATTGTTACAAGTTCATATTTCACAAAATAAAAAACAAGAATCACTGGTCGATGAGAAGGCTGTTCTGAATCACTTAAAAGAATCCAAAGCAATTTTAGAAAAAGCAATCAATTCCCTTGTACAGAAAATAAGTGCAGAACGAAATCCGCTTCAGCACACAGATAAAAAAAGGAAGAAACTTATTTCCAAAGCCAAACACCAGCAAAACCCTTGGGAAGTGTATAAAAATCAATTTCTAACCATACAAAATCAAGCAAAAGAAATTGAAAAATCAACTCAGACCTTATCTGATGTCATCCTCATTTTTAAGGATATTAAAAACCATACCCAAACCATTTGTTCAACGCTTATTAATGAGCTTGAAAGTTCCAAACAAACCATAGCGATGGTTATGGATTCAGTTAAGAATCTGGATGAGCCGGTTAAAACTTCAGATACCATTTCGATAATTGAAGATATCTTGGATGATTTAGACTTAAAAAATCCACAACAGGAAAGCTATGCCTTTGATATTGAATCGAAAATTGCAGCACTTAAAGAAAACAATATTCCTGTTGCCAGTGAGGATGGTTTACTTCTCATCAAAAAAATAAATTTCAATAAATCGGCTAAAAAATGGTTGAATTATATGCTGTTTCCCGATCTGATCGAGTTGTGGCAAAACAGGGTTAATTTGATTGCTTTTTATAAGCATAGCTTACTAAATTTAAAAAGCAGTTTAACTTTACTGAAAAACAACAATACGCTGGAAACCCTACCTTCTCAGGTTCAAAGTTTACAAAACCTTTTGCAATCTGTCAATACGAATGAAAAGTTGCAAAGGAAAATAATTAGCCAGGTTCAGGAAAATTTAAACAGCGAATTCTTGGTTACAAACATTTACGACGCCGAAGATTTCTTGAAAGTTTCATTGCAATCATCGATAACCCAGCTCACGTCTTCCAAAAATAATTTCTTTTTGGATGTAGAAAAAAGAATAAAAAACCTCCAGTCTTTCTTTAGTACAAGATATGAGATTAGCACAGTTAAAAGTCCTTTCAAAAAATTAGAAAACGCCTCCAAATGCATTGAATACAGGACATTCAAGGCATCAAACGTTCACTACGACACTCTTTTTTTAAATAAAAATTTCATTGGCGATTTATTTCTGGTTCCCCGTGAATCAGAGAAACAAAAACTTCAGGAAACATTAAATCTCTGGAAAAAAGGGCATAGCAAAGCGATACTTGTGGTCGGAAATAATTTAAGTGGAAAATCTACTTTTATAGAAAGTGTGGCAAAAGATTATTTCGACAAACAAAGTATTGTTCTCGAAGTTGATAGTACAATTTCTGTTGAAGGAAGAAAATTTAAGACAACAAAAAACCTTGCAGAGGCTCTTCAGCATATTAAGAAACACACCTATAATTTCAAGCCTTTATTGGTAATTGACAATTTGGAACTTTGGAGGGACAAAAATCACAGTTTCCTGAATAATGTAAGAGCCGCCATAGAATTTATAGAATCAGAATCGGATCAAGTTTTCGTTATCATGACGACTTCAAATGCCATGCAGTCTCATCTGGATAAAAGACTTCCATTTTCCCATTCGTTTAGTTCCATCATAGATGTTAACAAGGCTAAAGTTGATGAGATATACAAAGCCATTCTGTTGCGGCATGGTGCCTCGCACCGAAGCCTGGTTAATGAAAAAGGACTTCCCCTACTCAACAAACAACTGGAACTTTACGTCCAAAAATTGTGTAGAGATTACGACTATAATATGGGTGAAGTATTGCAGGCATGGACGTATGCAATCACCACTGCTGATGACAACAACGTAGTTTATCAGGAAAAGGAATATGAATTTGAAGATTTTTTCAACAACGAAGAAATCATTATTCTTAAATATGTATTACTATACAAGCACATTAATGAAATTGTATTGAAAAACTTTTTGGGCAAACAATACGACAGCTCATTTAAATCGGGATTAAAACGATTAACCAACACCAAAGTTTTTCTCCGAAATCCGGAAGGAAATCTTGTTTTAAATCCAGTATTGTACCACAACATTCGTGAAATTCTAAAATACAGAGGAGTACTCAACTAA
- a CDS encoding bifunctional metallophosphatase/5'-nucleotidase produces MFRNITFLIFFVFSLTLNAQKVEILYFTDAHQIFPVDDVDGGRGGVARLKTIADKLRAKNPNTLVIHGGDLCGGVLFGGMYKGEPMIEAFNQVPVDVCNFGQHEFDFGAKHTIELLSKSKSQWFTSNLKNRDGDVFGNLPAFLIKKIGGLRIGFIGLTDAMNTSIHDDLVVQEDLFIAVSELLPEMGNVDFLVLITQTNLDTNRKLLEQFPEIDLILTEEQFEHESNIFYKGSVPIVATAGNMSSVAKLSLEKNKKPLVEIIPLNSTVLPEKYLRDMELYYKKDMELQLSEKIGRLEAPLRFRDGIIGESLAGNLITDAFRGLHNSNVGIINGGGIRADVPAGNFTLKSVRSLLPFGNKICQILIKGKELKELLKEHAADKSGQLLQVSGISYQYTSADNKIVVERNGEELDDEELLTVSLNNYCLGNLKGEFEVLIDEINPKAIEDFEVLKAYCKKMKVVKPVLEGRILILSE; encoded by the coding sequence ATGTTTCGTAATATCACATTCCTTATTTTCTTTGTTTTCAGCCTGACGCTGAATGCACAAAAGGTAGAAATACTTTACTTCACAGACGCGCATCAGATTTTTCCGGTGGATGATGTAGACGGTGGAAGAGGTGGTGTTGCCCGCCTAAAGACGATTGCAGATAAGCTTAGGGCAAAAAATCCAAATACCTTGGTGATTCATGGAGGAGATTTGTGTGGGGGTGTTCTGTTTGGCGGGATGTACAAAGGAGAACCCATGATTGAAGCTTTTAATCAAGTTCCTGTTGATGTCTGCAATTTTGGACAGCATGAATTTGATTTTGGCGCCAAACATACCATTGAACTTCTATCCAAATCTAAATCGCAGTGGTTTACGTCCAATCTTAAAAATAGAGATGGTGATGTGTTTGGTAATTTACCTGCTTTTTTGATAAAAAAAATAGGCGGTTTGCGAATCGGGTTTATCGGGCTGACTGACGCCATGAATACAAGTATTCATGATGATTTGGTGGTTCAGGAGGATTTGTTTATTGCTGTTTCGGAGCTTCTGCCTGAAATGGGGAATGTTGATTTTTTGGTACTTATTACCCAAACCAATTTGGATACCAATCGGAAATTATTGGAACAGTTTCCTGAAATTGATCTGATTTTAACCGAAGAGCAGTTCGAGCACGAAAGCAATATTTTTTACAAAGGGAGTGTTCCGATTGTTGCTACTGCAGGGAACATGAGTTCAGTTGCTAAACTGAGTCTTGAAAAGAATAAAAAGCCACTCGTTGAAATTATTCCTTTAAATAGTACTGTGCTTCCAGAGAAGTATTTAAGAGATATGGAGCTGTATTATAAAAAAGACATGGAATTGCAATTGTCCGAAAAGATTGGTCGCTTGGAAGCTCCTCTTCGTTTTAGAGATGGGATTATCGGCGAAAGCCTTGCCGGAAATTTAATTACTGATGCTTTTCGGGGATTGCACAATTCCAATGTTGGAATTATTAATGGAGGAGGAATAAGAGCTGATGTCCCTGCAGGAAATTTCACTTTAAAATCTGTTCGTTCGCTACTTCCTTTTGGAAATAAAATCTGTCAAATACTAATTAAGGGGAAGGAATTGAAAGAACTTTTAAAAGAGCATGCCGCAGATAAAAGTGGTCAATTACTTCAGGTTTCAGGTATTAGTTACCAATATACCTCTGCCGACAACAAGATCGTTGTTGAGAGGAATGGCGAGGAGTTGGACGATGAGGAATTGTTGACGGTTTCCTTGAATAATTACTGTTTGGGTAATTTAAAAGGGGAATTTGAAGTTTTAATCGATGAAATAAACCCTAAAGCAATTGAGGATTTTGAAGTACTTAAAGCATACTGCAAAAAAATGAAAGTTGTAAAGCCTGTTTTGGAAGGGCGAATTTTAATTTTGTCCGAATAA